In a single window of the Streptacidiphilus sp. P02-A3a genome:
- a CDS encoding type II toxin-antitoxin system HicA family toxin, translating to MVKEMSLRLVVKALKKQGCLWLSDDGGHTKWGCPCGKHTTAVPRHRGVTPGVIRNIISDLACLSKGWLQ from the coding sequence GTGGTCAAAGAAATGTCGCTGCGTCTCGTCGTGAAGGCCCTCAAGAAGCAGGGTTGCCTCTGGCTCTCGGATGACGGAGGTCACACAAAGTGGGGCTGCCCCTGCGGCAAGCACACCACCGCCGTGCCGCGTCACCGGGGCGTCACCCCCGGCGTGATTCGCAACATCATCAGCGACCTTGCCTGCCTGTCGAAAGGATGGCTTCAGTGA
- a CDS encoding alpha/beta fold hydrolase — protein sequence MSQHRRPKTRSKRSIHARYALTVAAAGMLVAATTVSADAGTRTGDTAGAKPTIVLVHGAWADPSSWAQVTERLEGDGYTVLAEPNPLRGLSSDAAYLDAFLEQRVTGPVILVGHSYGGAVITDAAAADPDVKALVYIDAFAPAQGESVLGLVSSDGGANPSAMFDAVQYPGAPAGDADLYIKSALFPQTFANDLPARVGAELAATQEPVTLSALTQPSGKPAWLSLPSWFLVGTKDNVIPPALQLSMAKRAHGHITEVPASHLSMISHPAAVTHVIEEAANAEG from the coding sequence ATGTCCCAGCACCGCCGCCCCAAGACTCGCAGCAAGCGTTCCATTCACGCCCGCTACGCCCTGACCGTCGCAGCCGCCGGGATGCTGGTGGCCGCGACGACGGTCTCCGCCGACGCGGGAACGCGCACCGGTGACACCGCCGGAGCCAAGCCCACCATCGTGCTCGTCCACGGCGCCTGGGCCGACCCGTCCAGCTGGGCGCAGGTCACCGAGCGGCTGGAGGGCGACGGCTACACGGTGCTGGCCGAACCCAACCCGCTGCGCGGACTCAGCAGTGACGCCGCCTACCTGGATGCCTTCCTGGAGCAGCGGGTCACCGGCCCGGTCATCCTGGTCGGTCACTCCTACGGCGGCGCGGTGATCACCGACGCCGCTGCGGCCGACCCCGACGTCAAGGCGCTGGTCTACATCGACGCCTTCGCCCCGGCTCAGGGGGAGTCGGTGCTGGGGCTGGTGTCCTCGGACGGTGGCGCGAACCCGAGCGCGATGTTCGACGCCGTCCAGTACCCCGGCGCCCCGGCCGGGGACGCCGACCTCTACATCAAGTCGGCTCTCTTCCCCCAGACGTTCGCCAATGACCTGCCCGCGCGGGTCGGCGCCGAACTCGCCGCCACCCAGGAGCCGGTGACCCTGAGCGCGCTGACCCAGCCCTCCGGGAAACCCGCGTGGCTGTCCCTGCCCAGCTGGTTCCTGGTCGGCACCAAGGACAACGTCATCCCGCCCGCCCTGCAACTGTCCATGGCCAAGCGGGCCCACGGCCACATCACCGAGGTCCCCGCCTCTCACCTGTCCATGATCTCCCACCCCGCTGCCGTCACACACGTCATCGAGGAGGCAGCGAACGCCGAAGGCTGA
- a CDS encoding FtsX-like permease family protein codes for MKAAGKRTADKRVARPRVRWQEGRAATRLLASRALKTHRRAWASLFVALAMVSALLGGVGLAIGSAALGHASVDRYAAAPVVVTGNQSTQYTTKPWGDPPTTATAPLTERVGVPIGAVGLLRSLPDVGSVVADDVFTVPGVRADSGTVTSGTVDQNQNQNQVQEQPVAGRPWPAAALAPYGLHDGRAPEQPDQVVASTGLGLRTGQEVTTATDGSYRVVGVADGPPALYFTQDRAQELAGHPASVDAIGVLPASGVSARQLYTEVRHALDAAHLQDMSAGRRAPGDSSSLRVLTGDGRGNAEYLATTPVQGELLGMLATVSGLVLVIALLVLSSLVAQALQQRSGELALLRAVGMTPRQLRSSVGREVVRIGMWAALVGAIAAVPAFLGLWHLLRAEGALPDGLELPTPAWLFTVVLVTAGLTVGAARAVVPFACGRPTGRPAEPGTARRITGLVLLFCGVSAAGAATLQSSDTAAAEAGTAAVTMVAACALLGPWIARGALRVLGGPMRHLGGASGRLAAAACSSDTRRLGAAITPIVLVIAFAAVQFSAGATMVHAGAAQADRAMRAEFSVSGAGITAQQALRVPGVAAATDILPGTVILPHTSAGSPLLDRLPVLGVTPGGLTGTLDPGVTDGSLTDLGQPGTVAVGADRAKSLDVRVGSTVTLRFDDGEQQRLRVVAVYDRSLALGDFMLARDELARHMSAPAAQQVLVAIVPGTDPGGVRLALQRLDHGAGAQVQSPPAPIQLAVEGAQLNSTMSTVLMAAIAALTVIAVFSTLALITVGRCPELALLRRLGASRGQLRRMLRVEAAAVTATGLVVGAAVAAFPLLAFTLTVAHSLPYLPPPELGLMVAVPVLTGFAGVLAPARRVLRRRTT; via the coding sequence ATGAAAGCGGCGGGGAAGCGCACGGCGGACAAGCGCGTCGCCAGGCCGCGGGTGCGGTGGCAGGAGGGCCGCGCGGCCACGCGCCTGCTCGCCTCGCGTGCGCTGAAGACCCACCGCAGGGCATGGGCGTCCCTGTTCGTGGCGCTAGCGATGGTCTCGGCGCTGCTCGGCGGCGTGGGCCTGGCGATCGGCTCGGCCGCGCTCGGCCACGCCTCCGTGGACCGGTACGCCGCGGCACCGGTGGTGGTGACCGGCAACCAGTCCACGCAATACACGACGAAGCCCTGGGGCGACCCGCCCACGACGGCGACGGCTCCGCTCACCGAAAGGGTCGGCGTGCCGATCGGCGCGGTCGGCCTGTTGCGCTCGCTGCCGGATGTGGGGTCCGTGGTCGCGGACGACGTCTTCACTGTGCCCGGGGTGCGCGCGGACAGCGGGACGGTGACCTCGGGAACGGTGGATCAGAACCAGAACCAGAACCAGGTCCAGGAGCAGCCGGTGGCCGGACGGCCCTGGCCGGCCGCCGCGTTGGCACCGTACGGACTTCATGACGGACGGGCCCCGGAGCAGCCCGACCAGGTGGTCGCGAGTACCGGCCTCGGTCTGCGAACCGGGCAGGAGGTCACGACGGCGACCGACGGCAGCTACCGGGTCGTCGGGGTGGCGGACGGTCCTCCGGCGCTCTACTTCACCCAGGACCGCGCGCAGGAGCTCGCGGGTCACCCGGCCTCGGTCGACGCCATCGGGGTGCTGCCCGCCTCCGGGGTCTCGGCACGGCAGCTGTACACCGAGGTGCGGCACGCCCTGGACGCCGCCCACCTGCAGGACATGAGTGCGGGTCGGCGGGCTCCTGGGGACTCCTCGTCGCTGCGGGTGCTGACAGGTGACGGTCGCGGGAATGCCGAGTATCTGGCGACCACACCCGTCCAGGGCGAGTTGTTGGGGATGCTGGCCACGGTCTCCGGGCTGGTTCTCGTGATCGCACTGCTGGTTCTCTCCTCCCTGGTGGCCCAGGCACTCCAACAGCGCTCTGGTGAACTGGCCCTGCTGCGCGCGGTCGGAATGACGCCGCGCCAGCTGCGCTCCTCGGTCGGGAGGGAGGTCGTGCGGATCGGCATGTGGGCCGCACTTGTCGGCGCGATCGCCGCGGTCCCGGCCTTCCTGGGACTGTGGCACCTGCTACGGGCCGAGGGGGCGCTGCCGGACGGCCTCGAACTGCCCACCCCGGCTTGGCTGTTCACCGTGGTCCTGGTCACGGCAGGGCTGACGGTCGGCGCCGCGCGGGCGGTCGTCCCGTTCGCCTGCGGCCGACCGACCGGGCGCCCTGCGGAACCGGGGACGGCCCGGCGGATCACCGGTCTGGTCCTGCTGTTCTGCGGGGTGAGCGCGGCGGGTGCCGCGACCCTGCAGAGCAGTGACACCGCCGCGGCTGAGGCGGGGACGGCGGCCGTGACCATGGTCGCCGCCTGCGCGCTGCTCGGCCCGTGGATCGCTCGCGGTGCGCTGCGCGTCCTGGGTGGACCGATGCGGCATCTGGGTGGAGCGTCCGGCAGGCTCGCGGCCGCCGCCTGCTCGTCGGACACCCGTCGACTGGGCGCGGCGATCACCCCGATCGTGCTGGTGATCGCCTTTGCCGCGGTCCAGTTCTCGGCGGGCGCGACGATGGTCCACGCGGGTGCCGCGCAGGCCGATCGGGCGATGCGCGCCGAGTTCTCGGTGTCGGGTGCCGGGATCACGGCGCAGCAGGCTCTCAGGGTGCCGGGGGTCGCGGCGGCCACGGACATCCTGCCGGGCACGGTGATCCTGCCGCACACCTCGGCGGGCAGCCCGCTGCTGGACCGACTGCCCGTACTCGGGGTCACCCCCGGGGGACTGACCGGCACTCTGGATCCAGGGGTGACCGACGGCAGTCTCACCGATCTCGGACAGCCCGGCACCGTGGCGGTGGGCGCCGACCGCGCCAAGTCCCTCGACGTCAGGGTCGGTTCGACGGTGACTCTGCGCTTCGACGACGGGGAGCAGCAGCGGTTGCGGGTGGTTGCGGTCTACGACCGCTCGCTGGCCCTGGGCGACTTCATGCTGGCGCGGGACGAACTGGCTCGGCACATGTCCGCGCCGGCAGCTCAGCAAGTCCTGGTGGCAATAGTCCCGGGCACGGACCCGGGCGGCGTCCGGCTCGCGCTCCAGCGTCTCGACCACGGCGCAGGGGCACAGGTCCAGTCACCACCCGCGCCGATACAGCTCGCCGTCGAGGGCGCGCAGCTGAACAGCACCATGTCGACGGTGCTGATGGCCGCGATCGCCGCTCTCACCGTCATCGCGGTGTTCAGCACACTCGCGCTGATCACGGTCGGCCGCTGTCCCGAACTGGCCCTGCTGCGCCGCCTGGGCGCGAGCCGGGGACAGCTGCGCCGGATGCTGCGGGTGGAGGCGGCAGCGGTCACCGCGACCGGCCTGGTGGTGGGTGCGGCCGTCGCCGCGTTCCCTCTGCTGGCCTTCACCCTGACGGTCGCCCACAGCCTGCCCTACCTGCCGCCGCCCGAGCTGGGCCTGATGGTGGCGGTCCCGGTGCTCACCGGCTTCGCGGGCGTGCTCGCCCCGGCCCGCCGGGTGCTGCGCCGCCGCACCACCTGA
- a CDS encoding response regulator transcription factor codes for MRVVIAEDNVLLREGLQLLLSSSGHEVVGVASTGPEVLPLLLEHRPDVAVLDVRMPPAFRDEGLRAALAAREQLPDLPVLVLSQYVEETYAAELLSGGAQGVGYLLKDRVGRVDEFLDALERVATGGTALDPEVVTELMQRRRDHPLDGLTPREREVLGLMAQGQDNASIAKALVITERSVHKHISNVFAKLGLPPSDTGHRRVLAVLAFLNS; via the coding sequence GTGCGGGTAGTGATCGCCGAGGACAACGTCCTGCTGCGGGAGGGGTTGCAACTGCTCCTCTCGTCCTCGGGGCACGAGGTGGTGGGTGTGGCCTCCACCGGTCCGGAGGTACTGCCACTGCTGCTGGAGCACCGTCCGGATGTCGCCGTGCTGGACGTCCGGATGCCGCCCGCCTTCCGCGACGAGGGGCTGCGGGCGGCCCTCGCTGCCCGCGAGCAGCTGCCGGACCTGCCGGTCCTGGTCCTGTCCCAGTACGTCGAGGAGACCTACGCCGCCGAGCTGCTCAGCGGTGGCGCCCAGGGTGTCGGCTATCTGCTGAAGGACCGGGTGGGCCGGGTCGACGAGTTCCTCGACGCATTGGAGCGGGTGGCGACGGGCGGTACAGCCCTGGACCCGGAGGTGGTGACGGAACTGATGCAGCGCCGCCGCGACCATCCGTTGGACGGCCTCACCCCCAGGGAGCGCGAGGTCCTGGGCCTGATGGCGCAGGGCCAGGACAACGCGTCGATCGCGAAGGCGCTGGTGATCACGGAGCGCTCGGTGCACAAGCACATCAGCAACGTCTTCGCGAAGCTTGGCCTGCCTCCGAGCGACACCGGGCACCGCAGGGTGCTGGCGGTGCTCGCCTTCCTCAACTCCTGA
- the istB gene encoding IS21-like element helper ATPase IstB → MAHTTTTTANNTGDRAKTNSQTTRTGRQTAADLAFLSRAMKAPALLDAAERLAERAQTESWTHTEYLVACLQREVSARDSHGGEGRIRAARFPAIKTIEELDVTHLRGLTRQQLSHLGTLDFIAAKENAVFLGPPGTGKTHLATGLAVRACQAGHRVAFATAAQWVDRLAAAHQAGRLQDELVRLGRYPLIVIDEVGYIPFESEAANLFFQLISNRYERASVIVTSNKPFGRWGETFGDETVAAAMIDRLVHHAEVHSLKGESYRMRGRELGRTPTTGND, encoded by the coding sequence ATGGCCCACACCACCACGACTACCGCAAACAACACCGGCGACAGGGCGAAAACGAACAGCCAGACCACCCGCACTGGTCGGCAGACCGCCGCCGACCTGGCCTTCCTCTCTCGCGCCATGAAAGCACCCGCCCTGCTGGACGCCGCTGAGCGGCTGGCCGAACGCGCCCAGACAGAGTCCTGGACCCACACCGAGTACCTGGTCGCATGCCTGCAACGCGAGGTCTCCGCCCGCGACTCCCACGGCGGCGAGGGCCGTATCCGCGCCGCCCGTTTCCCCGCCATCAAGACCATCGAGGAGCTCGACGTCACCCATCTGCGCGGCCTGACCCGCCAACAACTCTCCCACCTGGGAACATTGGACTTCATAGCGGCCAAGGAGAACGCCGTATTTCTGGGGCCGCCCGGGACCGGGAAGACACACCTGGCCACCGGCCTCGCGGTCAGGGCCTGCCAGGCGGGCCACCGGGTCGCGTTCGCCACCGCCGCCCAGTGGGTCGACCGCCTCGCCGCCGCCCACCAGGCCGGCCGCCTCCAGGACGAGCTGGTCCGGCTCGGCCGCTACCCGCTGATCGTGATCGACGAGGTCGGCTACATCCCCTTCGAGTCCGAGGCCGCGAACCTGTTCTTCCAGCTCATATCGAACAGATACGAAAGGGCCAGCGTGATCGTCACCAGCAACAAGCCCTTCGGACGCTGGGGAGAGACCTTCGGCGACGAGACCGTCGCCGCCGCCATGATCGACCGACTCGTCCACCACGCCGAGGTCCACTCCCTCAAAGGCGAGTCCTACCGCATGCGAGGCCGCGAACTCGGCCGCACCCCCACCACCGGCAACGACTGA
- a CDS encoding ribosome-inactivating family protein, protein MYLRGFTNAAGTTYQFNDTDYVLTSYLDRMGALPAGTGANLSFGSNYNSMVQAAGRSRANMSISYEDFTSSILNLANATNPYGDNQQREVARSLMLMIQLTSEAARFNDVYGIGAAITGTDAHYNGLPTMQQYLENSWQRMSQYAVNVTQNPGTPPVAVNGVGTLSSWSDASRYLAMLVGNLNLPQEGPAGNWKNTEL, encoded by the coding sequence CTGTACCTGCGCGGTTTCACCAACGCGGCAGGAACGACCTACCAGTTCAACGACACTGACTACGTCCTGACCAGCTACCTGGACCGCATGGGCGCTCTCCCCGCCGGAACCGGGGCGAATCTCAGCTTCGGCAGCAACTACAACTCAATGGTTCAGGCCGCAGGCCGCAGCAGGGCGAACATGTCCATCAGCTATGAGGACTTCACGAGTTCGATCCTCAACCTCGCCAACGCCACCAACCCCTACGGGGACAATCAGCAGCGAGAAGTTGCCAGATCACTCATGCTGATGATCCAACTCACTTCCGAGGCCGCCCGGTTCAACGACGTGTACGGCATCGGCGCGGCCATCACCGGCACTGACGCCCACTACAACGGCCTGCCGACAATGCAGCAGTACCTGGAGAACAGCTGGCAGCGCATGTCGCAGTACGCAGTCAACGTCACCCAGAATCCAGGGACGCCCCCCGTCGCAGTCAATGGGGTGGGGACACTTTCCAGCTGGTCGGACGCGAGCCGCTACCTGGCCATGCTCGTCGGCAACCTGAACCTGCCCCAAGAAGGGCCCGCAGGCAACTGGAAGAACACCGAGCTGTGA
- a CDS encoding sensor domain-containing protein → MREPVRRAGRASVQLLVGAGVSVACYLLLGMLMVTTVLSLTVIGAGLLPEGVLTLRRLAGFQRRRTSEWTGEPLPEAYMPLAGSLTARLRTAASDPGTARDLLWMAADLVYGMALMSAALLLWVPALLVDAVWCGAAGNDAVLLPVIGRLADLEASWSHLLLQPSPDADTADRIEQLTVTRAGAVAAHGAELRRIERDLHDGAQAHLVALSMRLGLARRAYDSDPATARRLLEEAQDQAETALTELRHVVRGIHPPILTDRGLAGAIRALAAGSGLAVDVETGGVEDGPRAPAAVEAAAYFAVAEALTNAAKHSGSDQARVELVRSPGMLRISVRDEGRGGALASGDGSGLLGLRRRVAALDGTVGITSPVGGPTVITVELPCAW, encoded by the coding sequence ATGCGCGAACCGGTCCGTAGAGCGGGAAGGGCTTCGGTCCAGCTGCTGGTCGGAGCGGGAGTCAGCGTGGCCTGCTATCTGCTGCTCGGCATGCTGATGGTCACCACGGTCCTTTCGCTGACCGTGATCGGCGCCGGTCTGCTGCCCGAGGGCGTACTCACGCTGCGCCGGCTCGCGGGCTTTCAGCGCCGCCGTACCTCCGAGTGGACCGGGGAACCGCTGCCGGAGGCGTATATGCCCCTGGCCGGCTCGCTGACAGCGCGGTTGCGGACGGCAGCCAGTGATCCCGGTACAGCGCGCGACCTGTTGTGGATGGCCGCGGACCTCGTCTACGGCATGGCGCTGATGAGTGCGGCGCTGCTGCTGTGGGTGCCCGCGCTACTGGTGGACGCTGTCTGGTGCGGCGCGGCCGGGAACGATGCGGTGCTGCTGCCGGTGATCGGGCGGCTCGCCGACCTGGAGGCGTCCTGGTCGCACCTGCTGCTGCAGCCCTCCCCGGACGCCGATACGGCCGACCGGATCGAGCAGCTGACCGTCACCAGGGCGGGGGCGGTGGCCGCCCACGGCGCGGAGCTGCGCCGGATCGAGCGGGACCTGCACGACGGGGCGCAGGCGCACCTGGTGGCGCTTTCCATGCGGCTGGGCCTGGCCCGTCGGGCGTACGACTCCGACCCGGCGACCGCGCGACGGCTGCTGGAGGAGGCACAGGACCAGGCCGAGACGGCCCTGACCGAGCTGCGCCATGTCGTGCGCGGCATTCACCCGCCGATCCTGACCGACCGCGGACTGGCGGGGGCTATCCGTGCGCTGGCGGCGGGCAGCGGGCTAGCCGTCGACGTCGAGACCGGCGGCGTCGAGGACGGGCCGCGCGCACCCGCGGCGGTCGAGGCGGCGGCGTACTTCGCGGTGGCGGAGGCATTGACCAATGCCGCCAAGCACAGCGGCTCCGACCAGGCCCGGGTGGAACTGGTCCGGTCGCCCGGGATGCTCCGCATCTCGGTGCGGGACGAGGGGCGCGGCGGAGCCCTGGCGAGCGGTGACGGCTCGGGGCTGCTCGGATTGCGTCGCCGGGTGGCGGCGCTCGACGGAACCGTGGGCATCACCAGCCCGGTGGGAGGCCCTACTGTGATCACTGTGGAGCTGCCGTGCGCGTGGTGA
- a CDS encoding alpha/beta hydrolase, protein MMTDSTPIPVVFIHGLWMHATSWDNWVELFNRQGYEAIAPGWPGDAPTAEETRVNAAAVANRGITEVTDHYAEIIRSLPAPPVVVGHSFGGLIAQKLLADGLARGGVAIAPAQFRGVKRLPLVQLRTAWPVLGHPGTRTQAVSQTADQFHHGFANGVSREESDDLYRRYAIPAPALPVFQGASANLSPSTEATVDVQRARGPLLIIAGDADRTVPEATVHSAFKLYRDNPSITAYQVFEGRGHSQQLDHGWPDVAQYALDFLAAQGLSAHPTIRHAER, encoded by the coding sequence ATGATGACGGATTCCACGCCCATCCCGGTCGTGTTCATCCACGGACTGTGGATGCACGCCACCAGCTGGGACAACTGGGTCGAGCTGTTCAACCGCCAGGGCTATGAGGCGATTGCGCCCGGCTGGCCGGGCGACGCCCCCACCGCCGAGGAGACCCGGGTGAACGCCGCCGCGGTCGCCAACCGGGGGATTACCGAAGTCACCGACCACTACGCGGAGATCATCCGCTCGCTTCCGGCCCCTCCGGTCGTGGTGGGCCACTCCTTCGGCGGTCTGATCGCCCAGAAGCTGCTCGCCGACGGGCTCGCCCGCGGCGGTGTGGCCATCGCCCCGGCCCAGTTCCGGGGCGTCAAGCGGCTGCCGCTGGTGCAGCTGAGGACCGCCTGGCCGGTCCTGGGCCACCCCGGCACCCGCACCCAGGCGGTCTCCCAGACCGCCGATCAGTTCCACCACGGATTCGCCAACGGCGTCTCCCGCGAGGAGTCCGACGACCTCTATCGGCGCTACGCCATCCCGGCACCGGCGCTGCCCGTCTTCCAGGGCGCCTCGGCGAACCTGTCCCCGAGCACCGAGGCCACCGTCGATGTCCAGCGGGCACGCGGGCCGCTGCTGATCATCGCCGGTGACGCGGACCGCACGGTCCCGGAGGCGACCGTCCACTCCGCCTTCAAGCTCTACCGCGACAACCCCTCGATCACCGCGTATCAGGTCTTCGAGGGGCGCGGCCACTCCCAGCAGCTCGACCACGGCTGGCCCGACGTGGCCCAGTACGCCCTGGACTTCCTTGCGGCCCAGGGCCTTTCCGCCCATCCCACGATCCGCCACGCGGAGCGGTAG
- the istA gene encoding IS21 family transposase: protein MIHVEDWAEIRRLHRAEGLSARAVARQLGISRGTVLRALASDRPPQYQRPLKGSAVDAVEPAVRELLRQTPTIPVTVIAERIGWERGLTILRERVRELRPAFLPVDPVSRTVYEPGELAQCDLWFPAVDIPLGYGQSGRPPVLVIVSGYSRVITARMLPSRQTGDLIDGHWRLLADGWAAVPKMLVWDNEAGVGKGKLTSEFAAFAGLLAVKVHLCRPRDPEAKGLVERANGYLETSFVPGRTFTGPDDFNTQLSAWLQIANRRRHRSIDARPVDRWEADRAAMLTIPPVTPPHWWRFHTRIGRDHYIRVDTNDYSVHPRAIGRTVMVRTDNEEITAIAGNDVVARHARCWARHQSITDPDHAAAAHVLRGEVIHQKAARAATARAAALTPDSLGIDVEQRELGTYDRMFTLIEGGAGKEDT from the coding sequence GTGATCCACGTGGAGGACTGGGCTGAGATTCGCCGGTTGCACCGGGCTGAGGGGTTGTCGGCCCGGGCGGTGGCCCGGCAGCTGGGGATTTCCAGGGGCACCGTGCTGCGGGCACTGGCCTCGGACCGGCCCCCGCAGTACCAGCGTCCGCTGAAGGGCTCGGCGGTGGACGCGGTCGAGCCCGCAGTCCGCGAGCTGCTCAGGCAGACCCCGACGATACCGGTGACCGTGATTGCGGAGCGGATCGGCTGGGAGCGCGGGCTGACGATCCTGCGTGAGCGGGTGCGTGAGCTGCGGCCGGCCTTCCTGCCGGTGGACCCGGTCTCGCGCACGGTCTACGAGCCCGGTGAGCTCGCGCAGTGCGACTTGTGGTTCCCCGCCGTCGACATCCCGCTGGGCTACGGCCAGTCGGGCCGCCCGCCGGTGCTGGTCATCGTGTCGGGCTACTCGCGGGTGATCACCGCCCGGATGCTGCCGTCGCGGCAGACCGGTGACCTGATCGACGGCCACTGGCGTCTGCTCGCCGACGGCTGGGCAGCGGTGCCCAAGATGCTGGTCTGGGACAACGAGGCCGGTGTCGGCAAGGGCAAGCTGACCAGCGAGTTCGCTGCGTTCGCGGGCCTGCTCGCGGTCAAGGTCCACCTCTGCCGGCCCCGGGACCCGGAAGCGAAAGGCCTGGTGGAGCGCGCGAACGGCTACCTGGAGACGAGCTTCGTGCCCGGCCGCACCTTCACCGGCCCCGACGACTTCAACACCCAGCTGAGCGCGTGGCTGCAGATCGCCAACCGGCGCCGGCACCGCTCCATCGACGCCCGCCCGGTGGACCGCTGGGAGGCCGACCGGGCCGCGATGCTGACCATCCCGCCGGTCACCCCACCGCACTGGTGGCGCTTCCACACCCGCATCGGCCGCGACCACTACATCCGCGTGGACACCAACGACTACTCCGTCCATCCCCGCGCGATCGGCAGGACGGTGATGGTCCGCACCGACAACGAGGAGATCACCGCCATCGCCGGCAACGACGTGGTGGCCCGCCATGCCCGCTGCTGGGCCAGGCACCAGTCGATCACCGACCCCGACCACGCCGCCGCGGCCCACGTCCTGCGCGGCGAGGTCATCCACCAAAAGGCCGCCCGAGCAGCCACCGCCCGCGCCGCGGCCCTGACCCCCGACAGCCTCGGCATCGACGTTGAACAACGCGAACTGGGCACCTACGACCGCATGTTCACCCTCATCGAGGGCGGCGCGGGCAAGGAGGACACCTGA
- a CDS encoding ABC transporter ATP-binding protein produces MGEIKWRSGGPAVAVTAESGDALTLDRVSRRYGKVAPALDEVSLNVPRGGFLAVMGRSGSGKSTLLQCAAGLERPTSGTVRLGGTDLAGLKETALSRLRRDRIGFVFQSLNLVPSLTVLENTVLPLMLAGAARLERGLAALASVGLADRAQDIPATLSGGQQQRVAIARALVTEPEVIFADEPTAALDPVTADEVLSLLRTAVDRRGRTVVLVTHDPMAAQWADEAIFLDTGRIVGRLAHPQAGDVRQALRGLGRQR; encoded by the coding sequence ATGGGAGAGATCAAGTGGCGGAGCGGCGGCCCTGCCGTGGCGGTCACGGCCGAGTCGGGGGACGCGTTGACCCTCGACAGGGTCAGCCGAAGGTACGGGAAGGTCGCGCCCGCGCTGGACGAGGTGAGCCTGAATGTGCCGCGCGGCGGCTTTCTCGCGGTGATGGGCAGGTCGGGTTCGGGTAAGTCCACGCTGCTGCAGTGCGCCGCCGGTCTCGAACGGCCCACCAGCGGAACGGTGCGGCTCGGGGGGACCGATCTCGCGGGGCTCAAGGAGACCGCGCTCAGTCGGCTGCGGCGGGACCGGATCGGCTTCGTCTTCCAATCCCTCAACCTGGTGCCGTCGTTGACGGTGCTGGAGAACACCGTGCTGCCGCTGATGCTGGCGGGAGCGGCACGGCTGGAGCGGGGGCTGGCCGCACTGGCGTCGGTGGGCCTGGCCGACCGCGCGCAGGACATCCCGGCCACGCTGTCCGGTGGGCAGCAGCAGCGGGTGGCGATCGCACGGGCCCTGGTCACCGAACCGGAGGTGATCTTCGCTGACGAGCCGACGGCCGCGCTCGACCCGGTGACCGCCGATGAGGTCCTGTCGCTGCTGCGCACGGCGGTGGATCGGCGGGGCCGAACGGTCGTCCTGGTCACCCATGACCCCATGGCCGCGCAGTGGGCCGATGAGGCGATCTTCCTCGACACGGGCAGGATCGTGGGCCGCCTGGCACATCCGCAGGCCGGCGACGTCCGACAAGCACTTCGCGGACTGGGACGGCAGCGATGA
- a CDS encoding alpha/beta fold hydrolase: MTTESDSYLFDLIPTQYANGPSGPFAYRRGGPRGQVPLVLCNRFRGTIDHWDPAFLDVLATERDVIVFDAPGVGSSGGEAPATVQEMAQDTLEFVSLLGLRQVDLLGWSMGGFVAQAATLTQPQLVRRLIVAGSKPGPVPAAPQSPPKVGQVAGKPVNDDEDFLYLFFPDTPQGRAAGQASLRRLETRHGGGAGGTEVDAVASKAQTRALVAWSSGQDSAWERLEELTLPVLVAGGAHDLLMDAYHSFAMVRRLPDATLVLYSDAGHAFLFQHAEVFGRQVLDFLR, translated from the coding sequence ATGACCACCGAATCCGACTCGTACCTGTTCGACCTGATCCCCACGCAGTACGCGAACGGCCCCTCGGGCCCCTTCGCCTACCGTCGAGGCGGCCCGCGCGGGCAGGTCCCGCTGGTGCTGTGCAACCGCTTCCGCGGCACGATCGACCACTGGGACCCTGCTTTCCTGGACGTCCTCGCGACCGAGCGGGACGTCATCGTGTTCGACGCCCCCGGCGTCGGCTCCTCCGGCGGTGAGGCTCCCGCCACCGTGCAGGAGATGGCGCAGGACACGCTGGAGTTCGTGTCGCTCCTGGGGCTGCGTCAGGTGGACCTGCTGGGCTGGTCGATGGGCGGATTCGTGGCACAGGCAGCCACCCTGACCCAGCCCCAGCTGGTGCGCAGGCTGATCGTCGCCGGGTCGAAGCCCGGTCCGGTCCCCGCCGCGCCCCAGTCCCCGCCGAAGGTGGGGCAGGTGGCCGGGAAGCCGGTCAACGACGACGAGGACTTCCTCTACCTGTTCTTCCCGGACACCCCGCAGGGCCGCGCGGCGGGCCAGGCGTCGCTGCGACGGCTGGAGACCCGCCACGGCGGCGGAGCCGGTGGCACCGAAGTGGACGCGGTGGCCTCCAAGGCACAGACCCGGGCACTCGTCGCCTGGTCCTCGGGCCAGGACAGCGCCTGGGAGCGACTGGAGGAACTCACCCTGCCGGTCCTTGTCGCGGGCGGGGCCCATGATCTGCTGATGGACGCCTACCACTCGTTCGCCATGGTCAGGCGACTGCCGGACGCCACGCTCGTGCTCTACAGCGACGCCGGACACGCGTTCCTGTTCCAGCACGCCGAGGTCTTCGGTCGACAGGTGCTGGACTTCCTGCGATGA